Proteins encoded within one genomic window of Ranitomeya variabilis isolate aRanVar5 chromosome 4, aRanVar5.hap1, whole genome shotgun sequence:
- the LOC143767410 gene encoding uncharacterized protein LOC143767410 isoform X1, which produces MEEWEYLERHKDLYNDVMLKVHQPLTSPGDCISNSEGHVIFTEKAENRHIPQEHIMIPDIFPPLHNKDVPFNPLPQGLSSDSSQTVKQNKNKRMDVKHQRSHSGKTPYSCSECGKCFDRKISLAMHQRIHKREKSFSCSVCRKCFAKEVNLVMHEKRHAQEKPFSCSECGTSFSQKSSLVAHQRIHTGEKPYLCSECGKCFNQRSHLVTHKRTHTGEKPYSCSECGKCFIQKSHLVTHQRSHTGEKLFSCSTCGKCYGAKINLIIHQRGHIKE; this is translated from the exons atggaggagtgggagtatttagaaagacacaaagatctgtacaatgaCGTCATGCTGAAGGTtcaccagcccctcacatcaccag GTGACTGTATCAGTAACTCCGAGGGACATGTGATATTTACAGAGAAAGCAGAAAATCGTCATATACCACAAGAGCATATTATGATCCCAGATATATTTCCTCCCCTTCACAACAAAGATGTACCATTTAATCCTTTACCACAGGGCCTAtcttctgattcatcacagactgttaagcaaaataaaaataaaagaatggaTGTTAAACATCAAAGATCTCACTCAGGAAAAACTccatattcatgttctgaatgtgggaaatgttttgatcGTAAGATAAGTCTTGCTATGCATCAAAGAATTCACAAAAGGgaaaagtcattttcatgttcagtatgtaGGAAGTGTTTTGCTAAGGAAGTGAATCTTGTAATGCATGAGAAGCGTCACGCacaagaaaagccattttcatgttcagaatgtggaacgtcttttagccagaaatcaagtcttgttgcacatcagagaattcacacaggggagaagccatatttatgttcagaatgtgggaaatgttttaaccaaagatcacatcttgttacacataagagaactcacacaggggagaagccatattcatgttcagaatgtgggaaatgttttatccagaaatcacatcttgttacacatcagagaagtcatACCGGGGAGAAGCTATTTTCCTGttcgacgtgtgggaaatgttatggggCTAAAATAAATCTCATTATACATCAGAGAGGTCACATAAAGGAGTAG
- the LOC143767410 gene encoding uncharacterized protein LOC143767410 isoform X2 — protein sequence MDVKHQRSHSGKTPYSCSECGKCFDRKISLAMHQRIHKREKSFSCSVCRKCFAKEVNLVMHEKRHAQEKPFSCSECGTSFSQKSSLVAHQRIHTGEKPYLCSECGKCFNQRSHLVTHKRTHTGEKPYSCSECGKCFIQKSHLVTHQRSHTGEKLFSCSTCGKCYGAKINLIIHQRGHIKE from the coding sequence atggaTGTTAAACATCAAAGATCTCACTCAGGAAAAACTccatattcatgttctgaatgtgggaaatgttttgatcGTAAGATAAGTCTTGCTATGCATCAAAGAATTCACAAAAGGgaaaagtcattttcatgttcagtatgtaGGAAGTGTTTTGCTAAGGAAGTGAATCTTGTAATGCATGAGAAGCGTCACGCacaagaaaagccattttcatgttcagaatgtggaacgtcttttagccagaaatcaagtcttgttgcacatcagagaattcacacaggggagaagccatatttatgttcagaatgtgggaaatgttttaaccaaagatcacatcttgttacacataagagaactcacacaggggagaagccatattcatgttcagaatgtgggaaatgttttatccagaaatcacatcttgttacacatcagagaagtcatACCGGGGAGAAGCTATTTTCCTGttcgacgtgtgggaaatgttatggggCTAAAATAAATCTCATTATACATCAGAGAGGTCACATAAAGGAGTAG